A single Brassica rapa cultivar Chiifu-401-42 chromosome A04, CAAS_Brap_v3.01, whole genome shotgun sequence DNA region contains:
- the LOC103863882 gene encoding uncharacterized protein LOC103863882 — translation MSTTCEKGVNQTQADEGRRDSRMNAKDCITMTQFLKQQKPLRDMVNSAEWSESKWPKEAGARKVRQYLMQASFWNNIRRALKLMTPLVKVLRMVDGEKNGEKKPAMGYIYAAMDSAKETIARDLNWNKEKYEKAFEIIDKRWQCQLHHPLHAAGYFLNPSIHYKYHDDVHCAEVEGGLLVPDTKTQDKIMTELDAFKDATGIFGHDMAIRQKDIKAPAEWWSCYGSSAPNLRSFAVKILSMTCSATGCERNCSDFQLLHTKKRNRLAQHWLNNMVFVKYNRTLKRRSLRSVCVTRDPILLDEIDDSNEWLIGRMDGDSSDNDDLVWGDDDLSWNVVNQAMGVEEPSYSTRGAGAKRASSSKTDKEKGIASSNQKQCYIPYALVMTLVDEEDELEEDLDEDDLGYEDVEYDDEDENIGVSEDEF, via the exons ATGTCCACTACATGTGAGAAAGGAGTTAATCAGACACAAGCAGATGAAGGAAGACGAGATAGCAGGATGAATGCCAAAGATTGCATAACCATGACTCAGTTTCTCAAACAGCAGAAACCTTTAAGGGATATGGTGAATTCTGCTGAATGGAGTGAGTCTAAATGGCCCAAAGAAGCTGGAGCAAGAAAAGTTAGACAGTATCTTATGCAAGCGAGTTTTTGGAATAATATTCGACGTGCTCTGAAGCTTATGACTCCTCTTGTCAAAGTACTTAGGATGGTTGATGGAGAGAAAAATGGAGAGAAAAAACCAGCTATGGGATACATTTATGCAGCCATGGACAGTGCAAAAGAGACAATCGCAAGGGATTTAAACTGGAATAAAGAGAAGTACGAAAAAGCCTTTGAGATCATTGACAAAAGGTGGCAGTGTCAGCTTCACCATCCTTTGCATGCTGCTGGGTATTTCCTAAACCCTTCAATCCATTACAAATATCACGATGATGTACATTGCGCCGAAGTGGAAGGGGGCTT GTTGGTTCCAGATACAAAGACTCAAGACAAGATAATGACAGAGTTGGATGCTTTCAAGGATGCTACTGGTATCTTCGGCCACGACATGGCCATTAGGCAAAAAGATATCAAAGCACCAG ctgaATGGTGGTCTTGTTATGGATCTTCTGCTCCAAATCTCAGAAGCTTTGCTGTTAAGATCCTTAGTATGACTTGTAGTGCTACTGGTTGTGAAAGAAATTGCAGTGATTTCCAACTT CTTCATACGAAGAAGAGAAATCGGCTAGCACAACATTGGCTGAACAACATGGTTTTTGTGAAGTATAACAGAACTCTAAAACGCAGAAGCTTAAGAAGTGTGTGTGTCACCAGAGATCCTATTCTTTTGGATGAAATTGATGACAGCAATGAGTGGTTGATTGGAAGAATGGATGGAGATTCATCTGATAATGATGATTTGGTGTGGGGAGATGATGATTTGTCATGGAATGTTGTGAACCAAGCTATGGGTGTTGAAGAACCCAGCTATTCTACTAGAGGAGCTGGAGCAAAACGTGCAAGTTCATCTAAAACAGATAAAGAAAAAGGTATTGCTAGCTCAAACCAGAAGCAATGTTACATACCATATGCGCTTGTTATGACATTGGTTGATGAGGAagatgagttggaagaagatTTAGATGAAGATGACCTTGGGTATGAGGATGTTGAGTACGATGATGAAGATGAGAATATTGGTGTTTCTGAAGATGAATTTTAG